The following nucleotide sequence is from Selenomonadales bacterium.
TAGCCTGCTTTAAGACTCTCAGCTGATGGGAAATTGCTGATTGTGTCATGTTAAGTAATACAGCAATATCACAAACACACATTTCAGCTTCATCAAGAGCCCATAGTATCTTGATTCGCGTTGAATCTCCAAATACTTTAAATATTTCTGCTAAGTCATAGAGAGTTTCTTCTTCAGGCATTTTTTCTCGGACTTGATTTACAGTCTCCTCATGTATTACTTCACAGTCGCATTTTTCAACTGGTTGGATTTTACGTGCCATATTATCACCTCGTTTTTTACTTATTGGATACTTGTTCAAGTGTTCATATGTATATTGTAATACCTTATCGATAAGATGTCAATAGACACTTGAACAATTATTCAAGTGAATTCTTTCTAAAAAACTTATTCAAATAAACGAGTAGCATATTGATTATTAATACCTACCATAGGTTTTCATGTGGAAAAACCGCCAAACGGGTAATAGCTCCCTTGATTGGATGCCAACTCTATATCTTATATTTCTACGTCAATCTCCATCCCAGACTTAAACTCAATAGTTAGCTTCTAATCAAAGACTCTTACTTTCTCGACAAGCCGCCTTGCAAGCTGCTCATCATGAATATTACATAGCAGAAGGACGATATTTAATGGAAATAAAAATTTTCGATGAGGTTTTTGAAAGATTAGTGGATTCGGGCCTAGATGCTTTTGATTCCTTTGTTCTAATCACTAAACTTTTAGAAGAACATTTAGAAAATAAAATGATGTACTCCACATTCAAGCACTGAGATTGAGAAGAAGCCTCAACCGCCCATACCCATCAAAAAACCCATGACTCCTTTATCAGTGGAATCACGGGTTTTTCTCATTCAACTTCAATTTCAATGCCAGATTTAAAGCCTATTACAAAGTGGTCTTCATACACAGTAACGTTTTGGATAATCTTCCTTACAAGCGTGTCATCATATCTTAGGGTACAATATTTGTTGTCACGAACAAATTCTATCAGCTCGTTGATTCTCTCATTCTCACCACTCAAGGATGCATCTTCAATAAGGAGTGTCTGACGTTTTTCACGCAGCTCATCAATCTCATCTGCAAGGGATTCATAGTCTTTTCCCTTATTGGCTAGGCTGATTAGTTCTTTCTGATTTTCTTCAAGCAAGCTGTTAAGTTCTGAAATTTGATACTCTGTAGTGTCACCGATTACTGCATGAATATTTTCTTCCAGTGTTCCAATCATGTTATTGTTACTGCTAACGCAATTTGTCCCGCAGCAGACGGCGTAAGTTGACCGAGGATTGCCGTGAAGCGTGGCCGAAACTACTGGTTCGGGTGGCCACTGCTAGAGTTAGGCATATCGGGGGCTTTGCCCCCGAACCCCCAAGGTTTACCGCTTATCAAAAGCCCTACATTATCAAAAGTCACTCCGAGAGGCTGAGCTGCACGCTTCACT
It contains:
- a CDS encoding winged helix-turn-helix transcriptional regulator; this encodes MARKIQPVEKCDCEVIHEETVNQVREKMPEEETLYDLAEIFKVFGDSTRIKILWALDEAEMCVCDIAVLLNMTQSAISHQLRVLKQANLVKNRKEGKVVYYSLVDEHVRQIFDQGLIHINE